In Gracilibacillus salitolerans, the sequence TTTTTTCGCAAATAACTCCTTGCCAGTAAGCAAGTAACCTGCAGTTAAATGGGCTACATTGGTTCGCATACATCGTAAGATTTTTCGATGGGAAAAGAAATTATCAGGATTCGACTCACCATCCCGCCGGATGTATGGAAGTCCATCTTCAGCATCAGGATTGGGCCACCAATAATCACCATTAGAATAGAAGTCATGCTCATTACCTGGACTTTGATTGGAAACGGCATCCGTGATAGACATCGGGGTTTTATTTAATGCTCCGTTTGCCTTTTCTATAATCCAATTCAGATAATCTTCAGAAAATAACGATGACCCTTTTTCTATTTGTCTATACATGGTAGGTAACTCCTCCTTCGTTGGTACAGCCTTATTGGATTAACTTTTATGCTTGCCTTTGAAATTCTTCACGAAATACTTGCCATTGTAGGGGTCTGTTGTTCACATACCGTTCTAACTCTAAAAACATGTAATACCCCATTCTTGCACATTCTGCCCCTTGACTTCCTGCAAGGTGAGGAGTTAATACAATATTTGGTAAATAATATAAAAGAGAATTCTGATCTGGTGGTTCTGGATCTGTGACATCCAATATTGCTGTAATATCTTGACGTTGGTTTAATACTTGGATCATCTCATTTTCTTTAACAATTGCCCCTCTAGCTGTATTAATAAAACAAGCATTAGGCTTTAACATTTGGAAATGCTCCCCCGTAATTAACCCTCTTGTCTCTTCAAGTAACGGCGTATGCAAAGAAACAATATCTGATAGTTGAAAAATATCTTCGAGATCACATAGTTCTACCCCTAACTCTTTAGCTTCTTCTTGATTAGCGAATGGGTCGTAAGCAATTACCTTTAGATCAAATTGTTTTAATAATTCACAAACCCCTTTACCAATCGTACTTAGAGAAATAATACCAACTGTACTTCCGAAGCTACCGAAGATATCATAGGGTTTGCTTGGGTAGATTTTATCCCGTTGAATATCTCTAACAAACTGCCAGCCATTTTTGAGACAAAATAAAATTTGTGACACTGTAAATTCCATAACTGGAACAGCATTCGCATGGACTGCATTGGTTATGATTATATTTTTATCCCACATTTCATCTGTTACCATCTTCTTTAATGAACCAGCCGCATAAAAAACAGCTTTCAATTGAGGTGCATGTTGGAGTAATCGATGATCTATTCTAGGTCCGCCCCAGCCGGATAAAATCACATCAATATCATTTAACACCGTGTAATCTTCTTGTAGCATTGCTGGTGTAAGTAGTGGTTCCATCACTTCTACTAATGATTCAATTTCCTGTCTTATTTTGGGTGGATAGACTAAATCAAAAGATTTATCACTCATGATATACATTGCTTTCATTGTGATCGGACTCCTTATCATAGTTAAAGAGTCAATCCTGACTCTTTAACTAGTTATTATCGCCTTAATTCGGTCAATATTGTGTTGTAGCGAAGCTTTTGTTGATAAAACCCCACTAAAGTCTTCCATGCCAATGTATCCATCATATCCAACAGCTTTTAGATCAGAAAAAACTTGTTGCCAATCTACTACTCCTTTTTCTAACAAACACCAATTTGCTTCCCATTGAGTCGATCCATCCGCCTGTTGGCCGATTATTTCCCAACTAGCATTTTTTACATGAACATGCGCTAAGTATGGTCCTAACAATTCCATTCCCATGCGATGGTTTTCATATCCTTCTTTGACCATGTTACCTGGATCATATAAAACACCAATATAATCTGGATCAAACTGGTGAACTAACTTATAGGCCAGAGCTGCACTTGGTGTTATGGTGTTATGATGGGTTTCTACAAGACCCTTCACTTGATAATGCTTACACATTTGCTCTACTTCTGATAAATAACGAATTCCTTCTTGATATAGATCATGATAATTTTGAGATCGATTGTATTTTGGAACACCTACACGAATGGATGATGCTCTTAGTTTTTGAGCGACTTGTAATACACGCTCAGTTGCAGCTATATCTCCAGCTGTTAAGTAAGGCGTGACACTAGTATTTTCCAGACCATAATCTTTCGTCCATGCTAATAAGTCAGTCAATTCTCGTTCTGTTACGTCCGGGGAAATCGTACATAAATTATTGCGCCAAAAGCTTGGTGTTTCTTGTTTTATATCATTTGGTGTTTCTTTAAATCGCCATTCTACTCCGTCGTATCCCGTTTCTTTTAAATAAGTAATCACTTGTGCTGGTGTAACATCTGGTGTCATGACTGTAAATACAGAAAATTTCATCTTCCATCCACCTCTCCTGAAACAGATTATATCCTAATAGCTTCCTTCTACATGTAAGGCAATATTATTATCGGTTTTTTTCACCTTAGAGTTTTTGATTTTATCCTGTAAATACTGATAATAAAGCTCTTCATCAATTGGCAGGTTCACCCAATCATCTAGCCAAGCAGACAGTTGCATTGCATTGGAGAGAGATAGTCCTTTAATTCCTTCTTCACCTGGAGCCAACAGTTCTGTCCCTTTTAAAATGGCATCGATGAAATTCTGCGTAATACCTGGATGTGCCGTCTCTTTCCCTTTTATAGGTATATCTACTCTCCAGCTCTCAGGAGTTCCAAATCCTCCTTGGTAGGTTTGATTAAATTCAGGTTCAGAAACACGTAATCTCCAAAAATCTAATTTTCCGTTTTCTACAACTACTTTTCCTCGATCCCCTGTTATTTCCAGTCGATTTGTCCCTGGTGCCTCCGAAGTAGTTGTAATAAACACGCCTGTCGCCCCATTTTCATATTCTGCAAATGCGGTTACTTCATCTTCTACTTCAATATCCCGATGCTTTCCAAAGTAACAAAACGCTCGTATTCGTTTTGGCATCATCCCTGTCATCCATTGCCATAGATCTAATTGGTGTGGGCATTGATTAATTAAAACGCCTCCTCCTTCACCAGCCCATGTTGCTCGCCAACCACCAGAATCATAGTAGCTTTGTGACCTGTACCATGTCGTAATAATCCAATTTATCCGACGAATATTTCCTAATTCTCCTGTTTGAATTAAGTCACGTAATTTTTGATAAAGTGGATTCGTGCGTTGATTGTACATCATCGAAAATATCTTTCCACTTTGCTGAGCAGCTTCATTCATCTCACGTACTTGCTTGGTATACACTCCTGCTGGTTTTTCGCACAAGACATGAAGACCGTGTTCAAATGCCTTGATCGCTAAACGGCTATGGTCATAATGAGGTGTTGCAATAATCACTGCATCGATTAATCCGGACGTAAAAAAAGTCTCTTCATCAGTAAAAACCCGTACACTCTTATTCAAATGGTCTCTTAAAAATCCAACCCGTTCTGCATCAGTTTCCAGTACGGCTGTTAGTGATGCCCCTGTAATTAGTTGATCTTGCAAATATGTGGCATGTCTTTTTCCCATTGTCCCTACACCAATAATACCAATTCGGACATGTTGCATAGTTTATACTCTCCTTCCAATTACATCGCTATTTATTACCAATAAACACATTTCGAATGATAGCGCTGACATTTTATATCAAACCACCTCCATGAATCCCTTCACTGTACATTAACTTAATATTACCTTTTCTCACTTTTCATTTCTTTGGGTTTGTTTTACTCTATTTGTGTTTTTTTTAGGTCCCGACAGAAATACGAATCGTCCAACCATTTATTCCTTGATAGTTTCACAGTCAATCATTACGTGTAATGTATCTCCTTTTGGTTCATTTCGTAAGGCAAATGCATCTGCAACTTGATCAAGTGAGAAAACATCGGTGATCATTTCTTTGGTATTGACTAGTCCATCTAAGACCAATTGAAGACTTTGATCAAAATATCGCCGATTATCTATATCACGTTTCGGTTCAGTGGAAAAAATATCTAATCGTTTTTTGTGTACTTTAAAGAAGTCAATCGATTGATTGCATGTACCTATACAACCATACATTACTATCTTTCCATTTTGCGCCGCTACATCAATAGCATCCACCATTCCATCTCCTTCAAGTAGTGCAGGGACAACAATATCAAAACCATCTGGAAAATCATCTTTTATAATATCTACTGTTTTTGTACTTGGAGTAGGAATTTTATACGTATGGGTAGCACCGTACTTTTTCCCCAACGCTAATTTCTCCTCAAATAAGTCTGTTACAACTAAATTTCGCGGGCTAAACAAACTAATAACCTGTGTAAGTATAAGTCCACTAACACCTTGCCCCATGATTAACACATCCTTATTAGGAGAAATATCTGCAATTTCTGCTGCATGTATCACACCTGGAAGTACTTCGATTAGCGACCCTTCTATCAACGGAAAATCTTGCGGAAGTACTTTCACTGAAAATGGCTTACAACACACATACTCCGCAAATGCTCCCCAGACATAACGAAGTGCTACCTGATCTCCTTCTCTTATTCCAGTCACATTTTCTCCAACTTTATCAATTACACCGGCCACCTCATGACCTAATCGGGTTGGGTAACTGATAAATTCAGGTTCTCTATCCCCCCGAAATACTTCCAGATCACTTCCACAAATACCAACCCACTTGATCTTTACTCTTATTTCTCCTTCTTTTGGCTCTGGTATTTTTGCACGCTTGATTTTTATATCTTCAACATCCTTCATCACAGCACATTTCTGTGTACCTGGACCATTTGATTCTACTAATTCCATGGGAGGTACTGACATTCTTTTTACCATCTGATCACTATCCTTTCTATTTTATTCCCCCTTATTTTACGGCTGACGAACGATTATGAGAATGAACTATCCTCATATTTCCTTATCCAAAAATCAGAGAAAAAAGACTGTCCCAAAATAACGGGGGAGTTATTTTTGAGACAGTCTTAATAGATAGGATGATAGTTATTCTTGTTTGACGATCCTCCATTTATTCGTAAAATTATCGGAAAACACAATATCTTTACCTATGAAATCCACAAGGTAATCTCTATATGTGCTCGGGGACATTCCAAGTCTTTTATGAAATAACCGAGAAAAGTATGGTGGAGTCATACCAATTTGCTGGGCTATTTCAGATACAGACATACTCGAATACTCCAGATAATAACATGCATGATGGATACGAATTTCTTGCAAGTATTGGATCGGCGACATTCCAACCTGTTCCTGAAATATTTTTATAATATAGTGTGGATTGTAATTAAAACGATTAGCTAATTGTTTTAAATTGATTTTTTGTGCATAATATTTCTCTACATAACTGACGATGGGGTGTTGTGTGGGTGTTAAGGATAACGGTAACCCTTGTCTATTTTCAAATGTAGTATATCTAGCATGTGATGAACTTTCACTTTCTCCAAATTGAGCAAGTAATGAAATAAACGTACTTTTAAACCCTGCATCAATTCTGGATAGTTTATACTGATCTGAACAATGATCAACTGTTCTTGCTATTTGATACCATTTCTTCAGTTCTTCCAATTCGTCCGCCGGGCAGTCCCCGACCATATTCTTTTTCCTCAGCATTTGTTCCATTTCTTTATTTAAAATTCGAAATTTAAAATCTATCGTTATAGCAGGTTCTGTGAAGCTGAATTGATGTAGAATGCCTCGGTGGAATAAATAGATCTGTCCCTTAGTTAATGGATATGACTTCTCATCGATTACGGTCTTTCCTTTGCCTGAAAGGATGAGTAATACTTGGTAGAATTGATCATGCTTATGTTGATTGACACCTGATCCAGATTCATAATCCACCCTTGCTGTCCACAACATCTGTAAATGACTATCGCGTAACATGCTTACTTCAGCCTCCTCTATCCATTATTATTTGCTATTATATACGGTTTATCGTAATTAGCAAACTTTGAAAATATGAAGATTGGATAAAATATGATGAGGAACCGCTATAGAAATACAGTCTAATGCTCTCTAAAATAAGGATTATTAAAAATTATTCTCTGAAAGGATGAGTTGATGAAACAAACGGCTATGTATACCTCTGGGATCAAGCGATCATTTTATTTGACACTGTTGTTCTTTATAAGCATTTTTATGTTTCTTTTTTTACCAACCATTATGAAAGCAGAAAACAATGATAGTGTTCTTCATCTTGACTTTGAAGAAGGTACAGAGAGTTTTAATCTTAATGAAAGTGTCGAAATAGTCGACGGAATAGCTCAAGCTACTATACCAAATCCGACAGAATACCAATTTGCTCGAGTAATGGTAACTCCTGTTAACAGTAACGATTCACTCTTTTCCGTTGAAAGCACTCAAAATAAGGTAAGCTATCGTATTAAAGTCACAGGGCATGAAGCTGCTGAAGTAGACTACATCGCTTTTCGTTTGAAAGGAACCAATAATACGCAAACCTTTATCACTTTACACAGAGACATTGAATTGGATCAATGGTATGAAGGAGAATTTACCTTAAATGAAATGACTGCTAGTGATGGTAAAAACAAATTTTCCATTGGGGATGAAATAACGGAGGTTCGATCAGATGCAAAAAACCATATCGAGGAAGAAAATCCAATAACCATCCATGTGGACTATATGCATATCGATCCACCAAATCCTGAGGATGAAAAAGATCCAGACGTTATCGAACTGGAACAAACATTACAAAATCAAGTTGCTAACGCTCAACCAGGAGATGAAATCATCGTACCAAATGGAACTTATCAAGATTTCGAAGCCACTTTAACAGGAAATGGTGTAGAAAATAACCCGATAACAATCAAAGCTGAAACACCAGGTGAGGTTATATTTACCGGTAATGTCCATATTACATTAATGGGAGACTACCTTACATTCAGAGATTTCCATTTTGATCAGGCTAATCCTTCAGGTCACAATTATGTTCTCGGGTTAAGCGGTTTATCCCATAGCCGTATTACAGGAAACTTTTTTCATAATTCTGGCCCAACAGATCCATATGCTGGTGTGATTCGGGTTCGAAACAATTCTCAATATAATCGAATCGACCATAATACGTTAAAAGGAAATGTATCCATGGGTATCGCCATACGAGTAAATGACAATAACAACCTTGAAAACCAATATAACAAAATTGATCATAACTATTTTAAAGATATCCCGGAAGTAAATGAAATATATCCTGAGGAAGGGAATAATGGCTTGGAATCTATTCAAATTGGGCAAGGTTATGGATATGAACAAGTAGACGTCTATACAACGGTCGAATCCAATCTTTTTGAGAATATTATTGGCGATGGTTCAGAAATTATTAGTAATAAGACAGCCAATAATGTCTATCGCGACAATACCTTCAAAAACTCTGATTCTGGTTTTACGCTACGCTTCGGGGCTAACAATACCGTAGAAGAGAACGTTTTCCTTCGTACAAAATTCGGTATTCGTGTAACAGACGAAAATCAAACGATTAATAATAATTATATGTATCAAGTAGGGCAAGGAATTCGTGTCCTAGCTGGACGCCATGACGCAGAAGCTGAACAGGAAAGACAAATGAACTATATTCCTGTTCAACACGCTACTATATCGAATAACGTTATCATGTATCCTACTTCCCAAGCAATTGTGGTAGGTGATGGATTCAGTTTTAATCCTTCTTCCCAGTACACCTATTACGAACCAAAAGATAGTATGATCACGAATAATCGTATTGTTCTAAATGAAGGGGAAGCCATTCATCAGGTAATTGGTGAAAACATTCATTATGAGAATAACCGGGTTGAATTAATTGGAAATGATGCAGCGATCGGTAATATAGAGACTGGTCTCCAAAAGCAGAAATTAAAAATGAACTACGATTCCAATTCACAAATTTATCATACGAAAAAAGGGAAAGATCATCCCATTCCATTAACCATTTCAGATGTTGGTCCAACAAATAAATGGTGGTTGAAAGGACTAAAAGAAACGTCTGATCAATTAGAAACAATTGACCAATCATCCATTAATGAGAACACAGTCACTAATTTAATTAAAAAGAACTCAGAAATACAAGTAAATGGACACCCGTCCAAACTTATTCCACATGTATTAGAAGGAAAAGATTATGTTGCTTTTGATATTAAGGCGAGTAATGATGATTTTCCGGTCTGGGACACATTAAAAATGACATTGTTTGAAGAACATGGAGTCGAAGAATGGAGCGCGGAAATTGGGTCTATTTCTGAACAATGGCACCATGTGATCATACCTTTGGAAGAATTTTACCTATCTAGTTTTGTTAATGGCAATACGTTTAAAGATAAACGTGAATTACATTCGATGAAGCTTCAAACATTATCAGGAATTGATGTTGAAGTTAAAAACTTTAGCACCGGACAATTTCACACCGAGGATTTTACAATTAATGAGGATAACATTCAACTTGGCATAGGCGTTGATAAGAATTTGTCTGATCTTGTTACACATGCTACCTATAAAGGAGGTTATCAGGCCACAATATCTGCTGAAGAAATTATATGGGAAGCAATGGATGAAGACCTATTAACAATCAACAAAAGAACTTTAAGCGCTGTTGGAGAAACGGGAGAATCAGCAATAACAGCTACTTATCGTAATAGGACCATTGAAATCCCCGTTGAGATTATCATCCAAACGATTATAAACGTGGAAGCTAGTGATGAACCACAACCAGAAAACAGCAAAGAAAATACGATTGATGGTGATTTATCTACACGTTGGTCAGCAGAAGGCGAACAATGGATTATGTACGAATTACGTGAAGAACTGCTTATTAACCAAGTACAACTTGCCTGGATGAGCGGTGATGAACGAAAATCCTATTTTGATATTGAGGTTTCCACCGATGGCAGCTCTTGGACCGAAGTATTCAGTGGCGAAAATAGTGGTGAAACCATCGAGTTAGAAACCTATTCCTTTGAAGAAATACCTGCAAAATATGTAAGGATTATTGGCCACGGTAATTCGGAAAATAATTGGAATAGCTTGACGGAAGTGTTAATTCCAGAGATCGAGGACTAAACATCTCAGAGGAATCTATATTCTAAGAAAAGCGCAGATCGCCCGTTTAGAAACGTAGCGACTTCAGAATCAACTGAGATAAAGGAATCAAAGTGAGCTTTGCGAACCGATGATGACTTATCGTAGGGCCATTTGTGAAGTCGCCTAGTTTCTGGGCGCTTGGAGCTAAATAAATACCCAACTTTTCTTTCCTTCTTATCAAAAAACACGGAAATGTCTTTAATCACTGACATTTCCGTGTTTTTCATTGTGCAAAAATATCTAGCTGCTTCTCATTACAATCTAAATCAGGAATACAAGGTTCTTCTTTTTGTATAATATTAGTCACGAATACGGAAACTGTTTTCGATGATGTTGAATCGAAATCCACTTTGTTGTCGTAAAGGCGTCTAAACTCCATTCCCCGTTTAATCTTCCAACACCAGAATTTTTCATGCCTCCAAAAGCAACATTTGGTTCATCATTAATCGTACCATCATTAATGTGAATCATACCTGTTTCCATTTGTTTGGCAAGTTGTGCTCCTCTTTCGATATTTTCTGTGTGGACAGCACCACTTAATCCATATGTCGTGTCATTAACGATTTCAATTATTTCTTGATCACTAGCAGCTTTTATTAAACTAACAACTGGTGCAAAAATTTCTTCCTTAGCAATTTGCATTTCTTTTGTAACATTACCGAAAACAACAGGTTCTACGATGTTGCCTCGAATCTCCCCTTTAATCAGAGGGGTTGCACCTTCTTTAATACCTTCTTCAATAAGTTTGGAAGTAGCTTCTACTTGCTTTTCATTGATAAGTGGGCCAATAATTGTTTTATCGTCATTTGGATCTCCACAAGTTAACTCCGAAACTTTCGCTAAGTACTTCTCAACAAAGTTATCATACACTGCTTCATGAATAATAATACGATTGGCAGACATACAAATTTGCCCTTGATGTGTAAAACGACTAAACACAGCAGCACTCACCGCTAAATCAATATCTGCGTCATCAAGTACGATTAATCCACTATTTCCTCCTAATTCCAAATGTACTTCCTTTAAATGTTTACCGGCTACACTACCGATATGCCGACCAACTTGTGTAGAGCCAGTAAACGATATTGATTTTGGAATAGGATGTTCTACAAATGCATCACCAATTTCAGATATCTCCGTTGTTACCACATTTAATAATCCTTTTGGTAATCCTGCTTCCTCGAAAATTTTCGCAATCATGGTTCCACCAGTAATTACGGTATGTTCATGCGGCTTTAACACAACTCCATTTCCTGCTGCTAAAGCTGGAGCAACAGATTTCATCGATAAAAAGAACGGGAAATTAAACGGGCTGATCACACCTACGACACCTATCGGTACACGATACACTCTATTTTCCTTACCATCCGTAACAGAAGGGAGAATTTTCCCTTCCATCCGCAAAGGAAAGGTTGCCGCTTCCTTCAACATATTCTTCACAAGACCAATTTCAAATTCAGCCTTTAACCGAGTACCACCAATTTCTTTGGTAATGATTTGAGCGATTGATTCATGTTTTTCTTCTATGACAAGAACAGCTTTTTCAAAAATTTCACGTTTGACAGCTGGATTCACTGCTTCCCAATCTTTTTGGACTCTCTTAGCTGATTGATAAGCTATTTCAACATCTTCTATATTTGCTGCTTGATAGCCTGCCAAAACCTCACCATTATAAGGGTTTTTATTTTCCATCTTAAGACTGCTCTTTCCTTCTCTCCAACTACCATCGATATATTGACTATGTAAAGTTTGAAAATCTAACACCACAAGACCTCCTAGTTTTCTTTTACTGCTACGTTCTTCTCTGCAAGATCTGCTAACACTTGAACATTGGAGTTAACTTCCTCCATTGTTGCTGTTAGTTCTTGAATAGATGCTGCTTGTGAGTCAGATTGCTCGTTCACATTTTGGATACGTTCGTTTAGATTACTTATAGCATTCTTTATCTCATTCGTTATCGATTGAATTTCATTCACTTGTTCTTTTGAGTTATTTGCCATCTTTCTAATTTCATCTGCTACCACTGCAAAGCCTTTACCATGCTCGCCGGCACGAGCAGATTCTATAGAAGCATTAAGTCCTAACAAATTACTTTGCTCCGCAATTTCTTTAACCACATTAGACATCTTCTCAATGGTTTCCGCACTGTTACTAACTGTGTTGGCTCTGTCAGAAACCTGATGAATATCAGTGGAAAGTGTATTAATGGCATTTGCCATATCTTCCACTGTTTTTGTGACATCATCCATCACTGTCGAAAGATTGCTTGATGTTTCATTTAATTTTTGTGCATCTGCAATACTTTGTCCAACTCCGACTCCACCAATTACGTTACCTTCCTCATCATGCAAGGGAATTGCCCTAGCAATTAAATGTACTCCAAATAATTCAGACGGAACAGCAGCCGCTTGATTTTTATTCTCTCTAATTGCTTTTGTCACAATATCTCCATCCATTAAGGGATCACCAGGCTGAACATTGAGAGAAAAATTTTGAGCAGGGTAATTAATGATTAATTTTTCTGCATCATAAATGCCAATGGTAATATCGTCATTAATGAGCGTTTGTAAAAATGGGCCTACTCTAACAAAAGCCTGTATTATTGGATGATACTGTTCTACGTTGACTTCCATTTTATTCCTCCTTTAGTGCTTACACTTTTATATCGGATAATATTGTAAATTATTAAGTAGCTTTTGGATGTGTAAAGGTGAATGTTTTCGGATATAAAAGGAATACATAAGTAAAGTACCATCGTAAGCGAAAGGAGTGTATATGTGAGAACATTACTAATCACATCCCATCCAGACATGATCGAATCAGGTAGTCAACAATACTTCTTAAGCTCCATAAAAAATCAAGAAGACATAACCATTCACCATTTAGAGAATCTATACTCAAAAAGGGAAATAGATGTAGTGAAAGAACAGGAATTATTAAAAAAACACGACCGGATTATTTTTCAGTTTCCTTTTTATTGGTATAGTGGAACACCCCTTTTAAAGAAATGGCAAGATGAAGTTTTGGGAGAAGGTTTTGGATATGGTACTAGAAGAAAGCCACTTGCTGGAAAGGAATTTGGTTTAGTTATGATGATTGGTGTAGCTGAGAGAGAATATCAGGCAGGCGGCGAGGAACTATTTACGATAAGTGAACTTACTAAACCATTTCAAGCAATGGCAAATAAATTAGGAATGATTTATCTGAGACCACTATCCGTTTTTCAATTTTTTTATATGGAAGAAGAACAGAAAATGAACATCTTAATTAGGTATTGGCAGTTGCTTACAATGGAAAAGGATATTAGTCTAGCTACCAGAGAGGAATGGCTAATCGAACAATTGCAGAAAGTTGCCGAACATACTACTGAAACAGGTACCTTAACATTTGCTATGGAGCAGATTCAAGAAAATCGAGTTAAAATAGACGAACTAAAAATGGTGTTAGACGATATGTTTCTTGAATAGGAGGAAAAAGTGATGGAAGAAAATGAATGGATGATTCATCAATTACAACAAGTCTTTGATCGAACAGATGATTACTATCAACGTACACTAATAAAGGCAGCACAGGATATAATTGAAGAACAAGAAAGACGGATGGACCAAATGGAAGGCGAAATGGAAGGCACGATTTGGAGTCCAAGAAAATGGCGTGAATAAAGTGAAACTTCCATAAGTGTGGGGGTTTTAATCCCCCACTTATGGAAGTTTTTAGTATTTATATAAACTAATCCTTTGTCTTACATCGATAGCGCTTTATTTGCCAGCATCATATCATTTTGTAACAGTTTTGCTAAGTCATAAGATGGATATAACCCGTTTTGATACATATAAGTATATATACGTTCATGACAGGTAACCGCTAGATTCATTTGTTTCTTTAACACGTTTCTTAATGCTGGTGTAGCTACTTCTGTAATGGCAATCCCATAATTTCTTACAGCTGTTTTGGCAAAGGCTAATAAATCCCCTGCATAGAAACTGTCTGAAATACGGTATTCACTGGAAGGACCAGGGTGTGGTGCATAAGGATAAAATTGAAGCAGTTCATTTAAGTTCATTTCCAATTCTTTTATCGTTTGTAGATAGATTTTTTTCAATGTAGGATCTTGGATTTGATTTAATCCCATTTTTAATTTCATTAAACCAACTGATTGGAAT encodes:
- a CDS encoding aldehyde dehydrogenase family protein yields the protein MLDFQTLHSQYIDGSWREGKSSLKMENKNPYNGEVLAGYQAANIEDVEIAYQSAKRVQKDWEAVNPAVKREIFEKAVLVIEEKHESIAQIITKEIGGTRLKAEFEIGLVKNMLKEAATFPLRMEGKILPSVTDGKENRVYRVPIGVVGVISPFNFPFFLSMKSVAPALAAGNGVVLKPHEHTVITGGTMIAKIFEEAGLPKGLLNVVTTEISEIGDAFVEHPIPKSISFTGSTQVGRHIGSVAGKHLKEVHLELGGNSGLIVLDDADIDLAVSAAVFSRFTHQGQICMSANRIIIHEAVYDNFVEKYLAKVSELTCGDPNDDKTIIGPLINEKQVEATSKLIEEGIKEGATPLIKGEIRGNIVEPVVFGNVTKEMQIAKEEIFAPVVSLIKAASDQEIIEIVNDTTYGLSGAVHTENIERGAQLAKQMETGMIHINDGTINDEPNVAFGGMKNSGVGRLNGEWSLDAFTTTKWISIQHHRKQFPYS
- a CDS encoding methyl-accepting chemotaxis protein; protein product: MEVNVEQYHPIIQAFVRVGPFLQTLINDDITIGIYDAEKLIINYPAQNFSLNVQPGDPLMDGDIVTKAIRENKNQAAAVPSELFGVHLIARAIPLHDEEGNVIGGVGVGQSIADAQKLNETSSNLSTVMDDVTKTVEDMANAINTLSTDIHQVSDRANTVSNSAETIEKMSNVVKEIAEQSNLLGLNASIESARAGEHGKGFAVVADEIRKMANNSKEQVNEIQSITNEIKNAISNLNERIQNVNEQSDSQAASIQELTATMEEVNSNVQVLADLAEKNVAVKEN
- a CDS encoding NAD(P)H-dependent oxidoreductase, encoding MRTLLITSHPDMIESGSQQYFLSSIKNQEDITIHHLENLYSKREIDVVKEQELLKKHDRIIFQFPFYWYSGTPLLKKWQDEVLGEGFGYGTRRKPLAGKEFGLVMMIGVAEREYQAGGEELFTISELTKPFQAMANKLGMIYLRPLSVFQFFYMEEEQKMNILIRYWQLLTMEKDISLATREEWLIEQLQKVAEHTTETGTLTFAMEQIQENRVKIDELKMVLDDMFLE
- a CDS encoding spore coat protein; the protein is MDNTYHQTLAWHETLEMHELVAFQSVGLMKLKMGLNQIQDPTLKKIYLQTIKELEMNLNELLQFYPYAPHPGPSSEYRISDSFYAGDLLAFAKTAVRNYGIAITEVATPALRNVLKKQMNLAVTCHERIYTYMYQNGLYPSYDLAKLLQNDMMLANKALSM